The following coding sequences are from one Paenibacillus stellifer window:
- the yqfC gene encoding sporulation protein YqfC, translating into MTRIGRSLKGWTGGLLDLPQDLLSDMPRITLIGNREMIIENHRGVLHFSPGQLKLALAKGSLEIVGEDLVVTSILGKELTLTGIICEIRYKESGESR; encoded by the coding sequence ATGACCCGGATCGGCCGCAGTCTGAAGGGATGGACGGGCGGACTGCTGGATTTGCCGCAGGATCTGCTGAGCGACATGCCCCGGATCACCCTCATCGGGAATCGGGAGATGATCATTGAGAATCACCGAGGCGTGCTGCACTTTTCCCCCGGGCAGCTTAAGCTTGCGCTTGCGAAGGGCTCGCTTGAGATCGTCGGAGAGGATCTGGTCGTTACGTCCATTCTGGGAAAAGAACTGACGCTTACAGGCATAATCTGCGAGATCAGATATAAGGAAAGTGGGGAGAGCAGATGA
- a CDS encoding AAA family ATPase: protein MKPVLLRVSGLQSYREAQEIDFTALCETGLFGIFGPTGSGKSSLLDAITLAMYGKVERAAGGTQGIMNHSEDSLSVSFTFELSSQGGSSRYRVERRFKRTGEQTVSNSVSRFIEIGGDGETVIADKLAEVTRCVEDKIGLKMDDFTRAVVLPQGKFAEFLSLRGVDRRQMLQRLFHLEQYGDQLAIKLSRRVKENEAALRALEAEQQGLGSARLEDVQAAEERLAEAVKTAAVCRKRLDEARLRSERYNRIRELQQERAVREAALRGLQAQEPEIAALEARLLRGDEAAKIAPALKAWRSADEAWRTRLAAAERLEAALEGSQREAAASAEAERQAQEALAAEEPPLREREGRLRQALELEAELAELRRELAALEERRASASRGLEEAAAKLSRERELLAKGQKRQQELQSSLLPLAVRSQDRQALQDAMQSLQSLRAAESQAEQAARERAERLAALAAQRSRLAEAEAAATLLAARRSAAAREAALHLEAAATAEESAAGLAGRLETARGGLQAALRERELHRLSLALARELQDGAPCPVCGSQHHPAPALPDDGGEDAAAEEKLREVEALAARVSDIRGALRSLREQDRVWMEQAYGELASAVPAAAAPEAAAAGALAADGSAAMQANPLPESSAAEPFSGWVSDASGAPESSRADQLVLSREQDAAGQLEASLAGLKERSAALRAGASSHREEEQRVQQEVLKEAAAVEAGRGWEAQTAVREEELARKLAELRSDWQLRFPQLAPEEAEAAYRELQRKDEEAEEIRGRLEISVKFLDERNASIQSLQEEIAGLDRELAGLTAQQGGKQELRTEKERRLVEWTEGRPARELLNECERRIQELQVGAEKGRRRSREASERAQREAREAAISRQAADSAREHLDAAERNWEASLAASPFGDASEAEAAGVGPEEREAAAARIKAHRGGEAEVTLQLRHLEEKLDGAVLSEAEWMESEEALRICKEEDEQALQNRARGERDLEDVKTRHVRYSELEKERSGYEDLHSRLSKLQSCLRGNAFVEYMAEEQLMQVCQAASQRLRFLSGQRYALEVDSGGGFVIRDDGNGGVKRPVTTLSGGETFLTSLSLALALSAQIQLRGQYPLQFFFLDEGFGTLDPELLDTVITSLEKLHNDHLSVGIISHVPELRARLARKLVVVPAQPGGLGSRILMEKN, encoded by the coding sequence ATGAAGCCGGTACTGCTGAGAGTAAGCGGGCTGCAGAGCTACCGTGAAGCTCAGGAAATCGATTTTACGGCGCTGTGCGAGACCGGGCTGTTCGGGATATTCGGTCCGACCGGCAGCGGCAAATCAAGTCTGCTTGACGCGATCACGCTGGCCATGTACGGCAAGGTGGAACGCGCGGCGGGCGGCACACAGGGCATTATGAACCACTCCGAGGACTCGCTGTCCGTCTCCTTCACGTTCGAGCTGTCGTCACAGGGAGGCAGCAGCCGCTACCGGGTGGAGCGCCGCTTCAAACGGACGGGGGAGCAGACTGTCAGCAATTCGGTCAGCCGCTTCATCGAAATCGGCGGGGACGGGGAGACCGTCATCGCGGACAAGCTGGCCGAGGTGACCCGCTGCGTCGAGGATAAAATCGGGCTGAAAATGGATGACTTCACGCGAGCGGTCGTTCTCCCCCAGGGCAAATTCGCCGAGTTCCTCTCCCTGCGGGGCGTGGACAGACGGCAGATGCTCCAGCGGCTCTTCCATCTGGAGCAGTACGGCGACCAGCTGGCCATCAAGCTCAGCCGCCGCGTCAAGGAGAATGAGGCGGCACTCCGGGCGCTGGAGGCGGAGCAGCAGGGGCTTGGCAGCGCGCGGCTCGAAGATGTACAGGCCGCTGAAGAACGGCTCGCGGAAGCCGTGAAGACGGCGGCCGTCTGCCGGAAGCGGCTCGATGAAGCGCGCCTCCGTTCGGAACGCTACAATCGGATACGCGAGCTGCAGCAGGAGCGGGCCGTACGTGAAGCCGCATTGCGGGGACTTCAAGCCCAGGAGCCGGAAATCGCCGCACTGGAGGCGCGTCTGCTGCGCGGCGACGAGGCGGCCAAGATCGCGCCTGCGCTGAAGGCATGGCGAAGCGCCGATGAAGCATGGCGCACCCGCCTTGCAGCGGCAGAGCGCCTCGAAGCCGCGCTTGAAGGCTCTCAGCGCGAGGCCGCTGCCTCGGCGGAGGCCGAGCGGCAGGCGCAGGAGGCGCTTGCTGCCGAGGAGCCGCCGCTGCGGGAGCGTGAGGGCCGGCTGCGCCAGGCCCTGGAGCTGGAAGCCGAGCTCGCGGAGCTTCGGCGGGAGCTGGCGGCGCTGGAGGAGCGCCGCGCATCGGCTTCACGCGGCCTGGAGGAAGCGGCCGCGAAGCTCAGCCGGGAGCGGGAGCTTTTGGCCAAGGGCCAAAAGCGGCAGCAGGAGCTGCAGAGCAGCCTGCTGCCGCTTGCGGTCCGCTCCCAGGACCGTCAGGCTCTGCAGGATGCCATGCAGAGCCTCCAGAGCCTGCGCGCCGCCGAATCGCAGGCGGAGCAGGCGGCGCGCGAACGCGCCGAGCGCCTCGCCGCGCTGGCGGCGCAGCGGAGCCGCCTCGCGGAGGCCGAGGCGGCGGCAACGCTGCTGGCGGCGCGGAGGAGCGCCGCCGCGCGGGAGGCCGCCCTGCACCTGGAGGCGGCGGCCACCGCGGAAGAGAGCGCCGCCGGACTGGCCGGGCGGCTCGAGACAGCGCGCGGCGGGCTGCAGGCCGCGCTGCGGGAGCGGGAGCTGCACCGGCTGTCGCTGGCGCTGGCCCGCGAGCTGCAGGACGGGGCGCCCTGCCCCGTCTGCGGAAGTCAGCATCATCCGGCTCCCGCCCTGCCGGATGATGGCGGAGAGGACGCGGCGGCGGAGGAGAAGCTCCGGGAAGTGGAGGCTCTGGCCGCGCGGGTGTCCGACATCCGCGGCGCGCTGCGGAGTCTCAGGGAGCAGGACCGCGTCTGGATGGAGCAGGCATACGGCGAGCTGGCTTCCGCGGTCCCGGCTGCGGCGGCCCCCGAAGCGGCAGCCGCCGGGGCGTTGGCCGCCGATGGATCGGCAGCCATGCAGGCGAACCCGCTGCCGGAGTCTTCGGCTGCGGAGCCATTCTCCGGCTGGGTAAGCGACGCATCCGGCGCGCCAGAGTCGTCACGCGCGGATCAGCTCGTCCTTTCCCGGGAGCAAGACGCAGCCGGGCAGCTGGAGGCGTCGCTGGCCGGCCTGAAGGAGCGGTCCGCTGCGCTGCGCGCCGGAGCTTCCTCCCATCGGGAGGAAGAACAGCGCGTTCAGCAGGAGGTGCTGAAGGAAGCGGCTGCGGTTGAAGCCGGCCGAGGCTGGGAGGCGCAGACGGCCGTCCGGGAGGAGGAGCTGGCCAGGAAGCTGGCTGAGCTGCGCAGCGACTGGCAGCTTCGCTTCCCGCAGCTTGCGCCGGAAGAAGCGGAAGCCGCCTATAGGGAGCTCCAGCGCAAGGACGAGGAAGCGGAGGAAATTCGGGGACGGCTGGAAATCAGCGTGAAATTTCTGGATGAGAGGAATGCCTCCATCCAGAGTCTTCAAGAGGAGATCGCCGGACTTGACCGGGAGCTTGCGGGCTTGACGGCCCAGCAAGGCGGCAAGCAGGAGCTTCGGACTGAGAAGGAGCGCCGTCTGGTCGAGTGGACGGAAGGGCGTCCGGCCCGTGAGCTGCTGAACGAATGCGAGCGCCGGATTCAGGAGCTCCAGGTCGGGGCCGAGAAAGGCCGGCGCCGCAGCCGCGAAGCGTCCGAGCGGGCTCAGCGCGAGGCGCGCGAGGCGGCGATATCCCGCCAGGCGGCCGATTCCGCCCGCGAGCATCTTGATGCGGCGGAACGGAACTGGGAGGCTTCTCTGGCCGCCTCGCCGTTCGGGGACGCATCCGAAGCGGAAGCGGCGGGTGTCGGGCCCGAGGAACGGGAAGCGGCTGCCGCGCGAATCAAGGCGCACCGTGGTGGCGAAGCCGAGGTGACGCTTCAGCTGCGGCATCTGGAAGAGAAGCTGGACGGAGCGGTGCTATCTGAAGCCGAATGGATGGAGAGTGAAGAAGCGCTTCGCATCTGCAAGGAAGAGGATGAACAGGCGCTTCAGAACAGAGCACGGGGCGAACGGGATCTGGAAGACGTGAAGACCAGGCATGTACGCTATAGCGAGCTGGAGAAGGAGCGCTCCGGATATGAGGACCTGCACAGCCGGCTGTCCAAGCTGCAGTCCTGCCTGAGAGGCAACGCCTTTGTCGAGTATATGGCGGAGGAGCAGCTTATGCAGGTATGTCAGGCAGCCTCCCAGCGCCTCCGGTTCCTGAGCGGCCAGCGTTATGCGCTGGAGGTCGATTCCGGCGGCGGCTTTGTGATCCGGGACGACGGCAACGGCGGGGTCAAGCGGCCCGTAACCACCCTGTCGGGGGGCGAGACGTTCCTGACCTCCCTCTCGCTTGCGCTTGCCCTGTCCGCCCAGATTCAGCTTCGGGGACAGTATCCGCTTCAGTTCTTTTTCCTGGACGAAGGCTTTGGCACGCTGGACCCCGAGCTTCTGGACACGGTCATTACTTCGCTGGAGAAGCTGCACAACGATCATCTGTCGGTCGGGATCATCAGCCATGTACCGGAGCTTCGTGCAAGACTGGCCCGCAAGCTGGTTGTCGTTCCCGCACAGCCGGGAGGATTGGGCTCTAGAATCCTAATGGAAAAAAATTAA
- a CDS encoding exonuclease SbcCD subunit D: MRILHTGDWHFGRTLEGRSRQKEQEDFVDELVSIAEEEKIDLVMMAGDVYDSVNPPAAAEQLFYEAASRLAVSGRQLVVIAGNHDQPERVASVTPLVSGHGISLVGLPAGDPVTIAVPRTGETALIAALPYPSEARLGELLAEDSEENGLRLAYSQRVARLMKHLSRDFSPRTVNLAMSHIYVLGGVESDSERPIQVGGAYTVDPSALACGAQYTALGHLHRPQKVKGEGVIRYSGSPLAYSFSEAGQAKSVTLLDLAPGAGAEPQEILLRSGRPLVEWNCTGGLEEVYRLLDEGRDPGAFIDLRIRLNEAMSAADIQRLRKAREGIVHIRPVYPEMEQELEASLRSRMPVQELFQKFYQRQTGGAEPEEELVRLFLELAQEERSEQEGEESA, translated from the coding sequence ATGCGGATTTTGCATACGGGCGACTGGCATTTTGGCCGTACGCTTGAAGGGAGAAGCAGACAGAAGGAACAGGAGGATTTCGTCGACGAGCTGGTAAGCATCGCCGAGGAGGAGAAGATCGATCTCGTCATGATGGCGGGGGATGTATATGATTCCGTCAATCCTCCGGCAGCGGCGGAGCAGCTGTTCTATGAAGCCGCTTCGCGTCTTGCTGTAAGCGGAAGACAACTGGTGGTCATCGCGGGCAATCATGACCAGCCAGAGCGGGTGGCCTCGGTAACGCCGCTTGTCTCGGGCCACGGCATTTCGCTGGTGGGCCTGCCGGCCGGCGATCCGGTGACAATTGCCGTTCCCCGGACCGGGGAGACAGCCCTTATCGCGGCGCTGCCCTATCCTTCGGAGGCGCGGCTCGGAGAGCTGCTGGCGGAAGACAGCGAAGAGAACGGTCTGCGCCTGGCTTACAGCCAGCGCGTCGCGCGGCTGATGAAGCATCTGTCCCGTGATTTCTCGCCCCGCACCGTCAATCTCGCCATGAGCCATATTTATGTGCTGGGCGGTGTGGAGAGCGATTCCGAGCGACCGATTCAGGTGGGGGGCGCCTACACGGTCGACCCTTCCGCTCTTGCTTGCGGAGCCCAGTACACAGCGCTCGGACATCTTCACCGTCCCCAGAAGGTGAAGGGAGAAGGCGTCATCCGGTACAGCGGCTCTCCGCTCGCCTACAGCTTCTCCGAAGCCGGGCAGGCCAAATCCGTCACGCTGCTGGATCTGGCGCCCGGTGCGGGCGCGGAGCCGCAGGAGATTCTGCTGCGATCCGGGAGACCTCTCGTGGAATGGAACTGTACCGGAGGACTGGAAGAGGTCTACCGGCTGCTGGATGAAGGCCGCGATCCGGGAGCCTTCATTGATCTCCGAATCCGGCTGAACGAGGCAATGTCCGCGGCTGATATTCAGCGTCTGCGGAAAGCGCGGGAGGGGATCGTACATATCCGTCCGGTGTATCCCGAAATGGAGCAGGAGCTTGAGGCATCGCTTCGTTCACGGATGCCGGTGCAGGAGCTGTTCCAGAAATTTTACCAGCGGCAGACAGGCGGAGCCGAGCCCGAGGAAGAGCTCGTCCGGCTGTTTCTGGAGCTGGCGCAGGAAGAACGCAGCGAGCAGGAAGGAGAGGAGAGCGCATGA
- the floA gene encoding flotillin-like protein FloA (flotillin-like protein involved in membrane lipid rafts) produces the protein MEASLITVLLIAVVVIIVLSVFLSFFPVMLWISALASGVRIGIITLVAMRLRRVTPSRIVNPLIKATKAGLGLNINQLESHYLAGGNVDRVVNALIAAQRADIPLEFTRAAAIDLAGRDVLQAVQMSVNPRVIETPIVAAVARDGIEVKVKARVTVRANIDRLVGGAGEETIIARVGEGIVTTVGSSNSHKDVLENPDLISRTVLSKGLDAGTAFEILSIDIADVDVGKNIGAYLQTEQAEADKRIAQAKAEERRAMAVAQEQEMKARVVEMKALVVESESQVPLAMAEALRGGQIGVMDYMNLKNIEADTQMRGSLGKLNDSDGDGTKREK, from the coding sequence ATGGAAGCATCTCTCATTACCGTCTTGCTGATCGCGGTTGTCGTGATCATCGTGCTAAGCGTCTTTCTCAGCTTCTTCCCGGTCATGCTGTGGATTTCGGCGCTGGCCTCCGGCGTCCGGATCGGCATTATTACGCTTGTCGCGATGCGGCTGCGCCGCGTTACGCCAAGCCGGATCGTCAACCCGCTGATCAAGGCGACCAAGGCGGGACTTGGCCTGAATATCAATCAGCTTGAAAGCCACTATTTGGCCGGCGGTAACGTCGACCGGGTCGTCAACGCCCTGATCGCCGCCCAGCGGGCTGATATTCCGCTTGAATTCACCCGTGCTGCCGCCATTGACCTTGCCGGACGCGATGTGCTTCAGGCGGTGCAGATGAGCGTAAATCCCCGCGTCATTGAGACGCCGATCGTTGCCGCAGTTGCGCGCGACGGGATTGAAGTCAAGGTCAAAGCGCGCGTGACCGTTCGCGCCAACATCGACCGACTCGTCGGCGGCGCCGGCGAAGAGACGATCATCGCCCGTGTCGGCGAGGGTATTGTTACGACAGTCGGCTCCAGTAACTCGCACAAGGACGTGCTGGAGAATCCCGATTTGATTTCCCGGACCGTGCTTTCGAAAGGGCTGGATGCGGGAACGGCGTTTGAAATTCTGTCGATCGATATTGCGGATGTCGATGTAGGCAAGAACATCGGCGCTTATTTGCAGACGGAGCAGGCGGAAGCCGACAAACGGATCGCCCAGGCGAAAGCCGAGGAACGCAGAGCGATGGCCGTTGCCCAGGAGCAGGAGATGAAGGCCCGCGTCGTCGAGATGAAGGCGCTGGTCGTCGAATCCGAATCCCAGGTTCCGCTTGCAATGGCGGAAGCTCTCCGGGGTGGCCAAATCGGCGTGATGGATTATATGAACCTCAAAAATATCGAAGCCGATACCCAGATGCGCGGCTCTCTCGGCAAGCTGAACGACTCGGACGGCGACGGAACGAAGAGGGAGAAGTAA
- a CDS encoding NfeD family protein, which produces MVTQLRKAALAVWALLLLLLTLGGTALASPSGEAASSKEGAVFILPVDQEIERGLENFLKRGFDEAERYGASLIILEIDTPGGLVSAAEDIGTMVRESKIPTLAFINGNAASAGSYIALNANKIVMKPGSMIGSASLVDGSGHKVDDAKLVSFWKSKMAGAAALNGRDPDIAAGMTDANLELDKPDLGVHKAKGEIIALTSDQALKAGYADAVKDSPEAAAEWMGYKTGDVFRVEHTGAEKLSQFLTHPVVMTILLFVGIAGVVIELLVPGFGVPGILGTIAFVLYFFGNYVAGFAGSEVWLLFIVGLVMMVLELFVPSFGILGVLGSISLVAGVVRAAYSFTHALFSLGIAFGAAVVVIVLVAMAFKERGIWNRFILSDSLSKDQGFVPVREKLELVGMMGVSLTPLRPSGTAMIGNERVDVVTEGGFIAINRPISVVMVEGSRIVVKEAND; this is translated from the coding sequence ATGGTGACGCAATTGCGGAAGGCCGCGCTTGCCGTCTGGGCGCTGCTCCTGCTGCTTCTGACGCTGGGAGGCACAGCTCTGGCATCCCCGTCCGGGGAAGCCGCCAGCTCGAAGGAGGGCGCTGTATTTATTCTGCCTGTGGATCAGGAGATCGAGCGGGGGCTTGAGAACTTCCTGAAGCGCGGATTTGATGAGGCAGAGCGGTACGGAGCCTCGCTGATCATATTGGAGATTGATACGCCGGGGGGATTGGTGTCAGCAGCGGAGGATATCGGAACAATGGTTCGGGAGAGCAAGATACCGACGCTTGCCTTTATTAATGGAAATGCCGCTTCGGCCGGAAGTTATATCGCGCTGAATGCGAACAAGATCGTCATGAAGCCAGGCAGCATGATCGGGTCGGCTTCGTTAGTAGACGGCAGCGGTCACAAGGTCGACGATGCCAAACTGGTGTCGTTCTGGAAATCCAAGATGGCGGGAGCCGCCGCATTGAACGGGCGTGACCCCGACATTGCAGCCGGAATGACGGACGCCAATCTGGAGCTCGACAAGCCGGATCTCGGCGTGCATAAGGCCAAGGGCGAAATTATCGCTCTGACGAGCGATCAGGCGCTGAAGGCCGGGTATGCGGATGCCGTCAAAGATTCCCCGGAAGCTGCCGCCGAGTGGATGGGCTACAAGACTGGCGACGTCTTCCGTGTGGAGCATACGGGAGCGGAGAAGCTGTCGCAGTTTCTGACGCATCCGGTCGTCATGACGATTCTGCTCTTTGTCGGCATTGCCGGTGTGGTCATCGAGCTGCTGGTTCCGGGCTTCGGTGTACCCGGGATTCTGGGAACAATAGCTTTTGTGCTGTATTTCTTCGGCAACTATGTGGCGGGCTTTGCGGGCTCAGAGGTATGGCTGCTCTTCATTGTCGGGCTGGTCATGATGGTGCTTGAGCTGTTTGTTCCAAGCTTCGGCATCCTCGGTGTATTGGGATCGATCAGCCTTGTGGCGGGGGTTGTAAGGGCGGCATACAGCTTCACGCATGCCCTGTTCAGTCTTGGAATCGCCTTTGGAGCGGCTGTCGTAGTTATTGTCCTGGTCGCGATGGCGTTCAAGGAGCGGGGAATCTGGAACCGTTTTATCTTGAGCGACAGCCTCAGCAAGGATCAGGGCTTTGTTCCTGTACGGGAGAAGCTTGAGCTGGTGGGTATGATGGGAGTAAGCCTGACCCCGCTTCGGCCTTCCGGAACAGCAATGATCGGGAACGAACGCGTCGATGTCGTGACCGAGGGCGGCTTCATCGCTATCAATCGGCCCATATCCGTCGTGATGGTGGAAGGTTCGCGAATTGTAGTGAAGGAAGCCAATGATTAA
- a CDS encoding histidine triad nucleotide-binding protein — protein sequence METIFSKIIEGSIPCNKVFENERILAFYDIEPAAPVHVLIIPKKPIPSMNEVAPEDLPLIGEMHSVAQQIAKDLGIAETGYRLINNCGPDSGQAVSHLHYHLVGGAKLGALVGGSSSHA from the coding sequence ATGGAGACCATTTTCAGCAAAATTATCGAGGGCAGCATTCCCTGCAACAAGGTGTTTGAGAACGAGCGGATCCTGGCGTTTTACGATATCGAGCCCGCGGCGCCGGTTCATGTGCTCATCATTCCGAAGAAGCCGATTCCTTCCATGAATGAGGTCGCTCCCGAGGATTTGCCGCTGATCGGGGAGATGCACAGCGTGGCGCAGCAGATTGCCAAGGATCTTGGCATCGCGGAGACCGGCTACCGGCTGATCAACAACTGCGGTCCCGACAGCGGACAAGCTGTTTCGCATCTGCACTATCATTTGGTTGGCGGAGCGAAGCTCGGTGCGCTGGTCGGCGGCTCGTCTTCTCACGCTTAA
- a CDS encoding GatB/YqeY domain-containing protein, whose product MNLSERLNEDMKQAMKSKDKFKLSTIRMVRSTIKNLEIDLKRTLDDNEVLDILSREIKQRKDALQEFEKAGRDELAASNKAEIEIIQEYLPEQLSEEEIQVIVQQTIQETGASSKSEMGKVMSALMPKVKGRADGKLVNQAVQKFLQ is encoded by the coding sequence ATGAATCTTAGCGAACGATTGAACGAAGATATGAAGCAGGCGATGAAGAGTAAGGACAAGTTCAAACTCTCCACGATTCGAATGGTTCGTTCCACGATAAAGAATCTTGAAATAGATTTGAAGAGAACATTAGACGACAACGAAGTGCTTGATATCCTTAGTCGTGAAATCAAACAGCGCAAAGATGCCCTCCAAGAATTTGAAAAAGCGGGTCGAGACGAGCTTGCTGCAAGTAATAAAGCAGAAATCGAGATTATTCAGGAATATCTTCCCGAACAGCTTTCCGAAGAAGAAATTCAGGTTATTGTACAGCAGACCATCCAGGAAACCGGTGCTTCTTCGAAGAGTGAAATGGGCAAGGTAATGAGCGCGCTGATGCCGAAAGTCAAAGGACGCGCCGATGGTAAACTCGTGAACCAGGCGGTTCAGAAATTTCTGCAATAA
- the rpsU gene encoding 30S ribosomal protein S21 — protein MSETKVRKNETIDAALRRFKRSIAKDGVLAEVKKRKHYEKPSVKRKKKSEAARKRKF, from the coding sequence GTGTCTGAAACGAAAGTTCGCAAAAACGAGACAATTGATGCTGCACTTCGTCGCTTTAAACGTTCCATCGCTAAAGATGGCGTCTTGGCTGAGGTGAAGAAACGCAAGCATTATGAAAAGCCAAGCGTTAAGCGCAAGAAAAAGTCCGAGGCTGCTCGTAAGAGAAAGTTTTAG